In Lactuca sativa cultivar Salinas chromosome 5, Lsat_Salinas_v11, whole genome shotgun sequence, the DNA window GGCTATGACATGAAATGTGTAACTCCCAACGCAATGAAAAGTAAAGCCTTAGTTGATTTGCTTGCCCGTTTCCCGAGTGGAGAATATGAATATGCACCTCCATCAGAGCAGAACTCTCAGCTGCAGTATTGGAGGAAGCTAACAAATTGAAGAAAACTTGCCTCCAATGTCAATTCTACCCATGTCCAGCAGAATGTGCCTTAGAGCATTATATTATGAAGACTGGAGAAAGCCCTATATTGATTGTATTTCTTTTCTGGATCAAAAAATCCTCCCCTCTGAAACAAAAGATGTAGTTGGAATAAAGAAAAGGGCATTTCGCTTCTTTGCTAAGCAATGAGAACTTTACATGAAGGGTTATAATGTCCATCCTCTCCATCCGGATGTGCAGCATGTTCTCGAGGAAGCCCACGCCCTAGGACATATTGGCGGCGCAAAGATATATGATCACCTGATGACCCTGGGGTACTATTGGCCAACTATGGAGATAGATTCAGCAACATTTGTTAAGAGGTGCAAGGTTTGTCAACTACATGGCAACCTCATACATGCTCCAGCCGTGGAACTCCCTACCTAATTTCGAACAAAAGGGTCGGAACTCGCCGATAGGAAAGGAGAGAAAAACAAAGCAATGCCAAGAGCTCCGTCAATCCGCTGTTCATCGATAGACGAAGCTCTCTCTTTATCATCTCGCGCCAGATGCAACAAAGGATAAGTCCTTTTTCCTTCTCGCGAACCACGGAAGCGCCTAGCACCCAGAGGAGCAAAGCTTCTTTGGGAAAACAACACATAAAAAAGGGCTGGCCCGTGAAAAGTCCGGCGCCTTCGCGAATGAAGTTCAGAATCAACAAGGGTTCGTAGAACGAAGGGAGTGTACAATTGGGTCGTAGCCCCAGTTTTTTGTTCGTAACTAGGGAGAGATAGAATGGAGTTCTTCACGAAGTTTGAGACAAAGGAATAAAAAAGACTTTCTCTATGGCCTCCTCGTTTTGAGACATTATGGCTTTGGAGTCGACCCAGGTAACAAAGAAGGAATCCATAAAAACTTAGGATCCGACACCATGATAAAATACTACCCTCATGATTAGACCATGTCCCTGAGATTTGATAAAAGAAAGGTGCATTTGCGGTTAATTCGTTGTCATTGGATAAGTTATTAGGAATATGACGGAACGGAAGACCAAGGAAAGAAAGAAGAATGCACCAAAATGTAGGTGCTGCACCAAACACTGTTGGTTCTTTCTTGTTGTAACTGAATGCAACAAAAAAACCCGAAAATAACGAATAATGAAACAATTCATATATTGACGTGCTCATTTCAAAATTTATGCTTTGTTATTCCCATCATCCTGTGGTTTCAGGATGATCCACAAGAAAGGTAGCATGATTCGAACCTACACTCTGACCATGCCTCACCGCCTTCAACCCATTAGTCTCCGTTACAAGGAAGGATGGGGGTGAGGAAAGGCAGAAATGAGTTCATGCCACAACAATCCCTATGGAAGGGAAATTTATCAATATTTTTGGCTCGCAATAAAGCTAGGGTCCTGTTCGGGCAAGCTATTGATTCCattaccgaaccaaacaagattatTCCCTTAGTCCTATCTATCCACCTCTCCAGACACAATATCTTGAGTACCTATGATGGTGACCACATCTACTGGCATGTGATGTTTGGACATAGAATCGAGTCCTTGTGAATGGGCAGACCAACTTGAACAGATCCATAACCTGGTTCCATCTGTCCTGAATGAAGGAATTAAGGCGGGTATAGTCGAACTCGTTGATTCTAGGGTGATAAGCAGTTGTATCCGTATCAAGCCTACTATCTCCTCTCACGAAATTCTTTCCACCCCGTCTCCGAATTGAAATATCCGTGGCCCTGCTTCAAAGCCCATCTACACACTCCAGCTGCCTCCTTTTGGGCTAGTCAAGCAGGCGTTGAACACGGACTGAGACTCTCCCGCCCCTTCGACAGCAATTCCTGCACTTGACATCGGATCTCCTCATTCCCAAATGGGGATAAACGAGAAGCTGCTTTGCAGGGTAGACTCACTCCAACCTGCAACTAAATCTGCTTCTATATCCTCCTCTTAGGGGTAATCAAGTCGGAAGAGTGTTGCAGAAAGATCTGCACTTCCCTTTTACAACATAGGAGGGAGGGGGCCTCCTTCCTAAAAAAAGCCTTTCTGATTGCCTCAGCCCTTATCTCTTAAAGCTACGGCATCCCACCGATCCTCGGCTCTGCTAGTTGGCTTTGCTATCAAGGCATAGCATTCTATGGACTCTTCCACCACGTCCAGAAATGCTATGCCAACACCCTTTCTCCTTAGCCAACCCGCTAGGGACTGCTTGGCTTGTTAGCGAGAAAGCGCATAAAAGAATGCCATTTCTCGATCGAGAAAATAGGCTCAAGTACATTAGTCCATCACTGCCATTTTGACTAGGTGGATTTTTCCTTCTAGTTGACTTCTTTCTGCGGGATACCCTAGTTAGAGCAGTGAAACCTTTAAGGCAAGAGATGCGGGCAAGTTAGTCGCTAGAACTCCCAGATGCTAATAACTCGCTAGAAGGGGTAGAAAGCCTGTTCTTTTGGTACAAATCCTCTTTCTTGAATGAAACTAGCTAGCTGTCTTTGAAGTCAAGTACTTAGCCGGAAAGGCAAGTCCATCGTGGGCACTACCCGACTTATTTCGGTATTGCATATAAGTATAAGTTTAGAATTCATTCTTATGGTTCTTCATTATCCGCATATGGCCTTTTTTTCCTAGGTGCTCATTTTGTATGGGCTTTTAGTTTAAAGTTTTTATTCAGTGGACGTGGTTATTGGCAAGAACTTATTGAATCCATCGTTTGGGctcataataaattaaaagttgcTCCTGCTACCCAGCTATCGCCTTAAGCATTGTACAAGGACGTGCTGTAGGAATAACCCATTACCTTCTGGGTGGAATTGCCACAACATGGTCGTTCTTCATAGCAAGAATTATTGTAGTAGGATAATGGCTAGGAGGATTTGAAAGGCATTATGGCATTAAGATTTCCAAGGTTTAGCCAAGGCTTAGCTCAGGACCCCACTACTCGTCGTATTTGGTTTGGTATTGCTATCGCGCGTGACTTCGAGAGTCATGATGATATTACTGAGGAACGTCTTTATCAGAATATTTTTGCTTTTCACTTCGGTCAATTAGCAATAATTTTTCTGTGGACTTCCGGAAATCTCTTTCATGTAGCTTGGCAAGGAAATTTTGAGTTATGGGTACAGGACCCTTTACATGTAAGACCTATTGCTCATGCAATTTGGGATCCTCATTTTGGTCAACCGGCTGTAGAAGCTTTTACTCGAGGGGGTGCTCTTGGCCCAGTGAATATCACCTATTCTGGTGTTTATCAGTGGTGGTATACAATCAGTTTACGAACTAATGAAGATCTTTATACTGGAGCTCTTTTTCTATTATTAATTTCTGCCATATCTTTAATAGCGGGTTGGTTACACCTACAACCGAAATGGAAACTGAGTGTTTCGTGGTTCAAAAATGCAGAATCTCGTCTCAATCATCATTTATCAGGACTCTTCGGCGTAAGTTCCTTGGCTTGGACAAGGCATTTAGTCCATGTCGCTATTCCTGCATCCAAAGGGGAGTACGTTCGATGGAATAATTTCTTAGATGTATTACCACATCCCCAAGGGTTAGGCCCACTTTTTACAGGTCAGTGGAATCTTTATGCTCAAAATCCCGATTCAGGTAGTCATTTATTTGGTACCTCCCAAGGAGCAGGAACTGCCATTTTAACCCTTCTCGGGGGATTCCATCCACAAACCCAAAGTTTATGGCTGACTGATATGGCTCATCATCATTAAGCTATTGCATTTCTTTTTCTTGTTGCTGGGCATATGTATAGAACTAATTTTGGGATTGGGCACAGTATGAAAGATCTTTTAGATGCACATATCCCTCCGGGAGGGCGATTGGGACGTGGGCATAAGGGCCTTTATGACACAATTAATAATTCGCTTCATTTTCAATTAGGCTTTGCTCTAGCTTCTTTAGGGGTTATTACTTCTTTGGTAGCTCAACACATGTACTCTTTACCCGCTTATGCATTTATAGCACAAGACTTTACTACTCAAGCTGCATTATATACTCATCACCAATACATTGTAGGAATCATCATGACAGGAGCTTTTGCTCATGGAGCTATATTTTTTATTAGGGATTACAATCTGAAACGGAATGAGGATAATGTATTGGCACGAATTTTAGAGCATAAAGAAGCTATCATATCTCATTTAAGTTGGGCCAGCCTCTTTTTGGGTTTCCATACGTTGGGACTTTATGTTCATAATGATGTCATGCATGCCTTTGGTACTCTAGAGAAGCAAATCTTAATCGAACCTATATTTGCTCAATGGATACAATCTGCTCATGGTAAAACTTCATATGGGTTCGATATACTTTTATCTTCAATGAATGGCCCGGCATTCAATGCGGGTCGAAGCATATGGTTGCCGGGTTGGTTAAATGCTATTAATGAGAATAGTAATTCACTATTCTTAACAATAGGTCTTGGGGACTTTTTGGTTCATCATGCTATTGCTCTGGGTTTACATACAACTACGTTGATCTTAGTAAAATTAAAGGAGGGGTTCGGTACGAATGAAGAAATTTTGAACAAAAGGGTCGGAACTCGCCGATAGGAGAGGAGAGAAAAACAAAGCAATGCCAAGAGCTCCATCAATCCGATGTTCATCGATAGACGAAGCTCTCTCTTTATCATCTCGCGCCAGATGCAATAAAGGATGAGTCCTTTTTCCTTCTCGCGAACCACGGAAGCGCCTAGCACCCAGAGGAGCAAAGCTTCTTTGGGAAAACAGCGCATAAAAAATCGCTGGCCCGTCAAAAGTCCGGCGCCTTCGCGAACGAAGTTCAGAATCAACAAAGGTTTGTAGAACGAAGGGAGTGTACAAGTGGGTCGTAGCCCCAGTTTTTTGTTCGTAACTAGGGAGAGATAGAATGGAGTTCTTCACGAAGTTTGAGACAAAGGAATAAAAGACTTTCTCTATGGCCTCCTCGTTTTGAGACATTATGGCTTTGGGGTCGACCCCGGTAACAAAGAAGGAATCCATAAAAACTTAGGATCCGACACCATGATAGAATACTACCCTCATGATTAGACCATGTCCCTGAGATTTGATAAAAGAAAGGTGCATTTGCGGTTAATTCGTTGTCATTGGATAAGTTATTAAGAATATGACGGAACGGAAGACCAAGGAAAGAAAGAAGAATGCACCAAAATGCAGGTGCTGCAACAAACACTAGTGGTTCTTTCTTGTTGTAAGTGAATGAAACTAAAAGACCCGGAAATAACGAATAATGAAACAATTCATATATTGACGTGCTCATTTCAAAATTTATGCTTTGTTATTCCCATCATCCTGTGGTTTCAGGATGATCCACAAGAAAGGTAGCATGATTCGAACCTACACTCTGACCATGCCTCACCGCCTTCAACCCATTAGTCTCTGTTACAAGGTAGGACGGGGGTGAGGAAAGGCAGAAATGAGTTCATGCCACAACGATCCCTATGGAAGGgaaatttataaatatttttggCTCGCAATTCTTATGGTTCTTCATTATCCGCATATGGCCTTTTTTTCCTAGGTGCTCATTTTGTATGGGCTTTTAGTTTAAAGTTTTTATTCAGTGGACGTGGTTATTGGCAAGAACTTATTGAATCCATCGTTTGGGctcataataaattaaaagttgcTCCTGCTACCCAGCTATCGCCTTAAGCATTGTACAAGGACGTGCTGTAGGAATAACCCATTACCTTCTGGGTGGAATTGCCACAACATGGTCGTTCTTCATAGCAAGAATTATTGTAGTAGGATAATGGCTAGGAGGATTTGAAAGGCATTATGGCATTAAGATTTCCAAGGTTTAGCCAAGGCTTAGCTCAGGACCCCACTACTCGTCGTATTTGGTTTGGTATTGCTATCGCGCGTGACTTCGAGAGTCATGATGATATTACTGAGGAACGTCTTTATCAGAATATTTTTGCTTTTCACTTCGGTCAATTAGCAATAATTTTTCTGTGGACTTCCGGAAATCTCTTTCATGTAGCTTGGCAAGGAAATTTTGAGTTATGGGTACAGGACCCTTTACATGTAAGACCTATTGCTCATGCAATTTGGGATCCTCATTTTGGTCAACCGGCTGTAGAAGCTTTTACTCGAGGGGGTGCTCTTGGCCCAGTGAATATCACCTATTCTGGTGTTTATCAGTGGTGGTATACAATCAGTTTACGAACTAATGAAGATCTTTATACTGGAGCTCTTTTTCTATTATTAATTTCTGCCATATCTTTAATAGCGGGTTGGTTACACCTACAACCGAAATGGAAACTGAGTGTTTCGTGGTTCAAAAATGCAGAATCTCGTCTCAATCATCATTTATCAGGACTCTTCGGCGTAAGTTCCTTGGCTTGGACAAGGCATTTAGTCCATGTCGCTATTCCTGCATCCAAAGGGGAGTACGTTCGATGGAATAATTTCTTAGATGTATTACCACATCCCCAAGGGTTAGGCCCACTTTTTACAGGTCAGTGGAATCTTTATGCTCAAAATCCCGATTCAGGTAGTCATTTATTTGGTACCTCCCAAGGAGCAGGAACTGCCATTTTAACCCTTCTCGGGGGATTCCATCCACAAACCCAAAGTTTATGGCTGACTGATATGGCTCATCATCATTAAGCTATTGCATTTCTTTTTCTTGTTGCTGGGCATATGTATAGAACTAATTTTGGGATTGGGCACAGTATGAAAGATCTTTTAGATGCACATATCCCTCCGGGAGGGCGATTGGGACGTGGGCATAAGGGCCTTTATGACACAATTAATAATTCGCTTCATTTTCAATTAGGCTTTGCTCTAGCTTCTTTAGGGGTTATTACTTCTTTGGTAGCTCAACACATGTACTCTTTACCCGCTTATGCATTTATAGCACAAGACTTTACTACTCAAGCTGCATTATATACTCATCACCAATACATTGTAGGAATCATCATGACAGGAGCTTTTGCTCATGGAGCTATATTTTTTATTAGGGATTACAATCTGAAACGGAATGAGGATAATGTATTGGCACGAATTTTAGAGCATAAAGAAGCTATCATATCTCATTTAAGTTGGGCCAGCCTCTTTTTGGGTTTCCATACGTTGGGACTTTATGTTCATAATGATGTCATGCATGCCTTTGGTACTCTAGAGAAGCAAATCTTAATCGAACCTATATTTGCTCAATGGATACAATCTGCTCATGGTAAAACTTCATATGGGTTCGATATACTTTTATCTTCAATGAATGGCCCGGCATTCAATGCGGGTCGAAGCATATGGTTGCCGGGTTGGTTAAATGCTATTAATGAGAATAGTAATTCACTATTCTTAACAATAGGTCTTGGGGACTTTTTGGTTCATCATGCTATTGCTCTGGGTTTACATACAACTACGTTGATCTTAGTAAAATTAAAGGAGGGGTTCGGTACGAATGAAGAAATTTTGAACAAAAGGGTCGGAACTCGCCGATAGGAGAGGAGAGAAAAACAAAGCAATGCCAAGAGCTCCATCAATCCGATGTTCATCGATAGACGAAGCTCTCTCTTTATCATCTCGCGCCAGATGCAATAAAGGATGAGTCCTTTTTCCTTCTCGCGAACCACGGAAGCGCCTAGCACCCAGAGGAGCAAAGCTTCTTTGGGAAAACAGCGCATAAAAAATCGCTGGCCCGTCAAAAGTCCGGCGCCTTCGCGAACGAAGTTCAGAATCAACAAAGGTTTGTAGAACGAAGGGAGTGTACAAGTGGGTCGTAGCCCCAGTTTTTTGTTCGTAACTAGGGAGAGATAGAATGGAGTTCTTCACGAAGTTTGAGACAAAGGAATAAAAGACTTTCTCTATGGCCTCCTCGTTTTGAGACATTATGGCTTTGGGGTCGACCCCGGTAACAAAGAAGGAATCCATAAAAACTTAGGATCCGACACCATGATAGAATACTACCCTCATGATTAGACCATGTCCCTGAGATTTGATAAAAGAAAGGTGCATTTGCGGTTAATTCGTTGTCATTGGATAAGTTATTAAGAATATGACGGAACGGAAGACCAAGGAAAGAAAGAAGAATGCACCAAAATGCAGGTGCTGCAACAAACACTAGTGGTTCTTTCTTGTTGTAAGTGAATGAAACTAAAAGACCCGGAAATAACGAATAATGAAACAATTCATATATTGACGTGCTCATTTCAAAATTTATGCTTTGTTATTCCCATCATCCTGTGGTTTCAGGATGATCCACAAGAAAGGTAGCATGATTCGAACCTACACTCTGACCATGCCTCACCGCCTTCAACCCATTAGTCTCTGTTACAAGGTAGGACGGGGGTGAGGAAAGGCAGAAATGAGTTCATGCCACAACGATCCCTATGGAAGGgaaatttataaatatttttggCTCGCAATTCTTATGGTTCTTCATTATCCGCATATGGCCTTTTTTTCCTAGGTGCTCATTTTGTATGGGCTTTTAGTTTAAAGTTTTTATTCAGT includes these proteins:
- the LOC128126089 gene encoding uncharacterized protein LOC128126089; translation: MEIDSATFVKRCKRTKGSELADRKGEKNKAMPRAPSIRCSSIDEALSLSSRARCNKG